The following are encoded together in the Neomonachus schauinslandi chromosome X, ASM220157v2, whole genome shotgun sequence genome:
- the CDX4 gene encoding homeobox protein CDX-4, with protein sequence MYRSCLLEKEAGMYVGTLRSPAGGSTAGTSGTGSGGSPLPASNFTAAPAYAHYMGYPHMPSMDPHGPSLGVWGSPYSPPREDWTVYPGPSSTMGTVPMNDMTSSPSTFGSQEYSNLGPAGGGSSNGSLPAPASGSLFPIDPDAPDATSPNRSRHSPYAWMRKTVQVTGKTRTKEKYRVVYTDHQRLELEKEFHCNRYITIRRKSELAVNLGLSERQVKIWFQNRRAKERKMIKKKISQFENSGGSVQSDSGSISPGELPNAFSTTSSAVHRFQPIEIQQVSE encoded by the exons ATGTACAGAAGCTGCCTTTTGGAAAAAGAAGCAGGCATGTACGTGGGCACTCTCAGGAGCCCCGCGGGAGGCAGCACCGCCGGGACTAGCGGCACTGGGAGTGGTGGGAGTCCCCTGCCAGCCTCCAACTTCACTGCGGCCCCTGCCTATGCGCACTACATGGGGTATCCCCAtatgcccagcatggatcctCACGGGCCGTCGCTGGGGGTATGGGGTTCACCGTATAGTCCCCCTCGAGAAGACTGGACTGTGTACCCCGGGCCATCCAGTACAATGGGCACAGTACCCATGAACGACATGACGTCGAGCCCTTCCACTTTTGGCTCTCAGGAATACAGCAACTTGGGCCCTGCGGGCGGGGGAAGCAGCAATGGCAGCCTGCCAGCCCCAGCCAGCGGGTCACTGTTCCCCATAGACCCCGACGCCCCGGATGCCACTTCTCCCAACAGAAGCCGCCACAGCCCTTATGCGTGGATGCGCAAGACAGTGCAGGTGACCG GGAAAACCAGGACAAAAGAAAAGTATCGTGTGGTTTACACAGATCATCAAAGACTGGAGCTAGAGAAGGAATTCCACTGCAATAGATACATCACCATTCGGAGAAAATCAGAACTGGCAGTCAACCTGGGTCTTTCTGAAAGACAG GTGAAAATCTGGTTTCAGAATCGCAGAGCCAAGGAAAGAAAGatgatcaaaaagaaaatctcccaGTTTGAGAACAGTGGAGGCTCAGTACAAAGTGATTCTGGCTCCATCAGCCCTGGGGAACTACCTAACGCTTTTTCCACCACCTCATCTGCTGTTCATAGATTTCAGCCTATTGAGATACAGCAGGTctctgaatga